In the genome of Petrotoga olearia DSM 13574, one region contains:
- the pyrE gene encoding orotate phosphoribosyltransferase → MDNHSTNDETKVLEILKDTGAFLTGHFLLSSGLHSDTYIQCAKVLKYPDYSELFGKLIAKKVESKIDYVVSPALGGIIIGYEVARTLKVPFLFAERDEKGNMSLRRDQVIKNNSKILIVEDVITTGKSTLEVAKLVESNEGVVTSFACIVNRSSKEVLENREIISLVNIKAATYSPENCPLCFQGLELVKPGSRKQ, encoded by the coding sequence ATGGACAATCATTCAACAAATGATGAAACTAAAGTATTAGAAATATTGAAAGACACTGGGGCTTTTTTAACGGGGCACTTTTTATTATCATCTGGATTACATTCAGACACATATATTCAATGTGCAAAAGTTCTTAAATATCCAGATTATTCTGAACTTTTTGGTAAATTAATTGCTAAAAAAGTAGAGTCAAAAATAGACTATGTTGTTTCTCCTGCATTAGGCGGAATTATTATTGGGTACGAAGTTGCAAGAACTTTAAAAGTTCCGTTTTTATTTGCTGAGAGAGATGAAAAAGGAAACATGAGTTTACGTAGAGATCAGGTAATCAAAAACAATAGCAAAATACTAATAGTAGAGGATGTAATAACTACAGGGAAGTCGACGTTAGAAGTTGCAAAATTGGTTGAAAGTAATGAAGGGGTTGTAACTTCGTTCGCTTGCATCGTTAACAGATCTTCCAAAGAGGTATTAGAAAACAGAGAAATCATATCGCTGGTAAATATAAAAGCTGCTACCTACTCACCAGAAAACTGCCCATTATGTTTCCAAGGTTTAGAATTAGTAAAACCAGGTAGTAGAAAACAATAA
- a CDS encoding alpha/beta hydrolase: MKIYHRYYLPNTNNHKNLYLIHGLGEYSGRYVNFIKQLNEIGIVVFTFDLPGHGYTPGKKGDIENFYEIYSFLENYVQEDYILFGHSLGGLIASRFVEITEKKPQKLILSSPALGDIRKLAWLLNLFSIFPTLSFSNGIDPYELSTDQKACELYKKDPLVHDKITVRTARQMFDEAEIALKEIEKVDIPTLLLFGKEDKIINIEEYKKIKNSNITRVSFPKGKHELFECIYNKNEFYNKILEFLT, from the coding sequence ATGAAAATATATCATAGATACTACTTACCAAATACGAATAACCATAAAAATTTATATCTGATTCACGGTCTTGGAGAATATTCCGGAAGATATGTGAATTTCATTAAGCAATTAAATGAGATAGGTATTGTTGTTTTTACCTTTGATCTTCCGGGACATGGTTACACTCCGGGCAAAAAAGGTGATATAGAAAATTTTTACGAGATTTATTCTTTTTTGGAAAATTATGTTCAAGAAGATTATATTCTATTTGGACACTCTCTTGGGGGGTTAATTGCCTCAAGATTCGTTGAAATAACAGAAAAGAAGCCCCAAAAACTTATTCTCTCTTCTCCTGCCTTGGGTGATATTAGGAAACTAGCCTGGCTATTAAACCTTTTCTCGATATTTCCAACCCTTTCTTTTTCAAATGGAATCGATCCATATGAGCTATCTACTGATCAAAAAGCATGTGAATTATATAAAAAAGATCCGCTAGTACACGATAAAATAACTGTCAGAACAGCACGTCAAATGTTTGACGAAGCTGAGATTGCCCTAAAAGAAATAGAAAAAGTGGATATCCCTACATTGTTGCTTTTCGGAAAAGAAGATAAAATAATCAATATTGAAGAGTATAAAAAGATAAAGAATTCAAACATAACTCGAGTTTCTTTCCCCAAAGGGAAACACGAGTTGTTCGAATGTATTTACAATAAAAATGAATTTTATAATAAAATTCTCGAATTTTTAACATAG
- the rho gene encoding transcription termination factor Rho has product MDENTNNVVSKKQSRDNIQAIEINMAKLNEMTRKDLYELARKLEISNYSKMTKNELKFAILRKQTESIGYFFYEGILEVLPDGYGFLRSVDNSLLPGTDDIYVSQSQIRKFNLFTGDIIAGQIRPPKEGERFFALLRIEAVNSLPPENARDRVSFENLTPEYPKARMVLEHKSAPYSSRIIDLFSPIGFGQRGLIVAPPKGGKTTLLKDIANSIAENYPDTRRYILLIDERPEEVTDIRDTVDANVIAAPFDMDPENQIRIAEMALDHFKRLVEFGHNVVVLVDSLTRVAREYNLYVPSSGKLLSGGLDPAAVIFPKKFFGAARKIREGGSLTILATALIETGSKMDEVIFEEFKGTGNMELVLSREIANERIFPAINLKLSGTRKEELLYSPEEMKNTIILRKFINDMSPKEALEFILSLLRKHKTNDEIMEAIENQKAL; this is encoded by the coding sequence ATGGATGAAAATACTAACAATGTAGTTTCCAAGAAACAAAGTAGGGATAATATTCAAGCTATTGAAATTAATATGGCTAAATTGAATGAAATGACAAGAAAAGACCTATACGAGCTAGCCCGTAAACTTGAAATATCCAATTATTCTAAGATGACAAAAAACGAATTGAAGTTTGCTATTTTAAGAAAACAAACTGAATCAATCGGATACTTTTTTTATGAAGGGATTTTGGAGGTGCTGCCCGACGGTTATGGTTTTTTAAGAAGCGTAGACAATTCATTGTTGCCTGGAACTGATGATATATACGTTTCTCAATCTCAGATTAGAAAATTCAACCTTTTCACTGGAGACATAATAGCTGGTCAAATAAGGCCTCCAAAAGAAGGCGAAAGATTTTTCGCTTTATTAAGAATAGAAGCGGTTAACTCTTTGCCTCCCGAAAATGCGCGGGACAGAGTCTCTTTTGAAAATTTGACTCCCGAGTATCCTAAAGCCAGGATGGTTTTGGAACATAAAAGCGCACCATACAGTTCAAGAATAATTGATCTATTCTCTCCTATAGGTTTTGGGCAAAGAGGTCTAATTGTTGCCCCTCCAAAAGGTGGCAAAACTACGCTGTTAAAAGATATTGCCAACTCAATTGCCGAAAATTATCCTGATACTAGAAGGTACATACTTTTAATAGATGAAAGACCTGAAGAGGTAACGGATATCAGAGATACAGTAGATGCTAACGTTATAGCAGCACCTTTTGATATGGATCCAGAAAATCAAATAAGAATCGCAGAAATGGCTTTGGATCACTTTAAGCGGCTAGTTGAGTTTGGTCACAATGTAGTTGTGCTAGTTGATAGTTTGACCAGAGTTGCACGTGAATATAATCTTTATGTACCATCCAGTGGAAAATTGCTGAGTGGAGGTCTTGATCCTGCAGCTGTTATTTTCCCAAAGAAATTCTTTGGTGCTGCAAGAAAGATTAGAGAAGGCGGTAGTTTGACCATTCTAGCTACGGCATTAATAGAAACAGGGTCCAAGATGGATGAAGTGATATTTGAAGAGTTTAAAGGTACAGGAAATATGGAGCTGGTGTTATCAAGAGAAATAGCTAATGAGAGAATATTCCCTGCAATAAACTTAAAATTATCAGGTACCAGAAAAGAAGAATTGTTATATAGCCCTGAAGAGATGAAAAATACAATTATTTTAAGGAAGTTCATTAACGATATGTCCCCAAAAGAGGCTTTAGAATTTATCTTGAGTTTATTAAGGAAACATAAAACTAATGATGAAATAATGGAAGCAATAGAAAATCAAAAAGCTTTGTGA